One Betaproteobacteria bacterium genomic window carries:
- the atpB gene encoding F0F1 ATP synthase subunit A yields the protein MAADHELTPTDYISHHLTNMTSSVGQGDFWVLHVDTLVMSVLLGVLSLGFLWWVVRGATAGIPNKRQAFVELAVEFVDEQVKGIFHGDRHKFIAPAALTVFVWVLLMNAMDFLPVDLMAWFYENVLHLHNWRGVPTADVNTTFALALSVWLLMIYFSIAVKGFGGWIHELFGTPFGNHVLLWPANFLFNLVEYISKPLSHSLRLYGNMYAGEIIFLLLGLWAATGLVGAVFGAILGTGWAIFHILIVVLQAFIFMMLTVVYLSMAHESH from the coding sequence ATGGCTGCCGATCACGAACTGACCCCCACTGATTATATTTCGCACCACTTGACGAACATGACATCGTCGGTGGGCCAAGGCGATTTTTGGGTTCTGCACGTCGACACGCTGGTGATGTCGGTTCTGCTCGGCGTCCTGAGCCTCGGCTTTCTCTGGTGGGTAGTGCGCGGTGCAACCGCCGGCATCCCCAACAAGCGACAAGCCTTTGTCGAGCTCGCCGTGGAATTCGTGGACGAACAGGTCAAGGGAATATTTCACGGCGACCGCCACAAGTTCATCGCGCCTGCGGCGCTAACCGTGTTCGTGTGGGTGCTGCTAATGAACGCCATGGATTTCCTTCCAGTGGATCTCATGGCCTGGTTCTATGAAAACGTGCTGCACCTTCACAACTGGCGCGGCGTGCCCACCGCCGACGTCAATACGACTTTCGCGCTCGCCCTGTCCGTCTGGCTGCTGATGATCTATTTCAGCATCGCGGTCAAGGGATTCGGCGGCTGGATCCACGAGCTGTTCGGCACGCCTTTCGGCAATCATGTGCTGCTCTGGCCGGCGAACTTTCTGTTCAATCTGGTTGAATACATCTCCAAACCGCTGTCCCATTCGCTACGGCTCTACGGCAACATGTATGCCGGGGAAATCATCTTCCTCCTGCTGGGCCTCTGGGCTGCCACCGGGTTGGTCGGTGCCGTATTTGGCGCGATCCTCGGCACCGGTTGGGCGATCTTTCACATATTGATCGTTGTACTGCAGGCATTCATTTTCATGATGTTGACCGTCGTGTATCTCTCGATGGCGCATGAAAGCCACTGA
- a CDS encoding F0F1 ATP synthase subunit alpha, protein MQLNPSEISELIKSKIQNLASSSEVRTQGTVVSVTDGICRIHGLADVMQGEMLEFPGNTFGLALNLERDSVGSVVLGEYEHISEGDAVKSTGRILEVPVGPELLGRVVNALGQPIDGKGPITAKETDVIEKVAPGVIWRKSVSQPVQTGLKAIDSMVPIGRGQRELIIGDRQTGKTAVAVDTIINQKGKDIFCVYVAIGQKASTVANVVRKLEEHGAMAYTIVVAATASESAALQYIAPYSGCTMGEYFRDRGQDALIIYDDLTKQAWAYRQVSLLLRRPPGREAYPGDVFYLHSRLLERAARVSEAWVERFTKGAVKGKTGSLTALPIIETQAGDVSAFVPTNVISITDGQIFLETDLFNAGIRPAINAGVSVSRVGGAAQTKIMKRKDTGGGVRLALAQYRELAAFAQFASDLDESTRKQLERGRMVTELMKQLQYQPLQVWEMALTLFAVNTGYYDDIDVKKALAAEKSMRDYVKTKYAALAGRMDKELSGDDEKALNEAIKDWKKNGSY, encoded by the coding sequence ATGCAGTTGAACCCGTCTGAAATCAGCGAGCTGATCAAGAGCAAGATCCAGAATCTCGCTTCTTCTTCCGAGGTGCGCACCCAGGGCACCGTCGTCTCCGTCACCGACGGCATATGCCGCATCCACGGTCTGGCCGACGTGATGCAGGGGGAGATGCTGGAGTTTCCGGGTAACACGTTCGGTCTCGCGCTGAATCTCGAGCGTGACTCGGTCGGCTCGGTTGTGCTGGGTGAGTACGAGCACATTTCCGAGGGCGATGCGGTCAAGAGCACCGGCCGCATTCTGGAAGTGCCGGTCGGCCCCGAACTACTCGGCCGCGTGGTGAATGCGCTCGGCCAGCCGATTGACGGCAAGGGTCCGATCACCGCCAAGGAAACCGATGTCATCGAAAAGGTTGCGCCTGGCGTGATTTGGCGCAAATCTGTTTCCCAGCCGGTTCAGACCGGCCTCAAGGCAATCGATTCGATGGTACCGATCGGCCGCGGGCAACGCGAACTGATCATCGGCGATCGCCAAACCGGCAAGACCGCGGTGGCGGTGGATACCATCATCAATCAGAAGGGCAAAGACATATTCTGCGTGTACGTTGCCATCGGCCAGAAGGCATCGACCGTCGCCAACGTGGTGCGCAAGCTCGAAGAACACGGTGCGATGGCCTATACCATTGTCGTCGCCGCGACGGCTTCCGAATCCGCAGCATTGCAGTACATCGCGCCTTACTCCGGCTGCACCATGGGCGAGTACTTCCGCGACCGCGGCCAGGATGCGCTGATTATTTATGACGACTTGACCAAACAGGCCTGGGCCTATCGCCAGGTGTCGTTGCTGCTGCGTCGTCCGCCGGGCCGCGAAGCTTATCCTGGCGACGTGTTCTATCTGCATTCACGCTTGCTGGAGCGCGCAGCGCGCGTAAGCGAAGCCTGGGTCGAGCGCTTTACCAAAGGTGCGGTCAAGGGCAAAACCGGTTCGCTGACGGCATTGCCGATCATCGAAACCCAAGCCGGCGACGTGTCCGCCTTCGTGCCGACCAACGTGATCTCCATTACCGACGGTCAGATCTTTCTCGAAACTGACTTGTTCAACGCCGGCATTCGCCCTGCAATCAACGCGGGCGTATCGGTATCGCGAGTCGGTGGTGCTGCGCAGACCAAGATCATGAAGCGCAAGGATACCGGCGGCGGTGTGCGCCTGGCGCTGGCCCAATATCGCGAACTTGCAGCATTCGCCCAGTTTGCGTCCGACCTCGATGAATCCACCCGCAAGCAGCTTGAGCGCGGTCGCATGGTTACTGAGTTGATGAAGCAGCTGCAGTACCAGCCGCTTCAGGTCTGGGAAATGGCGCTGACGTTGTTCGCGGTGAACACGGGTTATTACGACGATATCGACGTGAAGAAGGCACTTGCCGCCGAGAAATCGATGCGCGACTACGTCAAGACCAAATATGCAGCGCTCGCCGGCCGCATGGACAAGGAATTGTCCGGGGACGACGAAAAGGCGCTGAATGAAGCGATCAAGGACTGGAAGAAAAACGGGAGCTATTGA
- the atpE gene encoding F0F1 ATP synthase subunit C, whose translation MEKLQFLALIQAYTGVGIGLMIGLGAAGACIGVGIMCSRFLEGAARQPEMIPALQAKVFLLLGLIDASFIIGVGLAMLFAFGNPLLAVIR comes from the coding sequence ATGGAAAAACTGCAATTTCTGGCACTGATCCAGGCCTACACCGGTGTCGGCATCGGTCTGATGATCGGCCTGGGTGCCGCGGGCGCATGTATCGGCGTGGGCATCATGTGCAGCCGTTTTCTGGAAGGTGCTGCCCGCCAGCCCGAGATGATTCCGGCGTTGCAGGCCAAGGTTTTCCTGTTGCTCGGCCTGATCGATGCGTCGTTCATCATCGGCGTCGGTCTCGCGATGTTGTTCGCGTTCGGCAATCCGCTGCTTGCTGTCATTCGCTGA
- a CDS encoding F0F1 ATP synthase subunit delta, with amino-acid sequence MAELATIARPYAEAVFRLAKQGNALPAWSDALSLIATVYQDPQMQAAIANPKVTSADIERLLLAICGERIDGVVRNLIQLLVHNRRLSVLAEIRELFEQLKLEDEGKLDAKISSAFPMEDAQRSQVVNLLSSRFKRKINATVTVDPDLIGGIKVEVGDKVWDASVRGRLQTMAATLTK; translated from the coding sequence ATGGCCGAACTTGCCACTATTGCCCGGCCTTATGCTGAAGCGGTATTCCGCCTTGCCAAGCAGGGCAACGCCCTGCCGGCCTGGTCTGATGCACTGAGTTTGATCGCCACGGTCTATCAGGATCCGCAGATGCAGGCGGCCATCGCTAATCCCAAGGTCACATCGGCCGATATCGAAAGATTGTTGCTTGCAATCTGCGGCGAACGCATCGACGGTGTAGTGCGCAACCTGATTCAGTTACTGGTGCACAACCGCAGGTTGTCAGTGCTTGCGGAAATTCGCGAGTTGTTCGAGCAACTCAAGCTGGAAGACGAAGGCAAGCTGGATGCGAAGATCAGCTCGGCCTTTCCCATGGAAGACGCGCAGCGCAGCCAGGTCGTGAACCTGCTGTCCTCGCGATTCAAGCGCAAGATCAACGCCACTGTGACCGTGGACCCCGACCTGATCGGGGGAATCAAGGTCGAGGTGGGTGACAAAGTCTGGGATGCTTCAGTGCGCGGCAGGCTGCAGACCATGGCTGCGACCCTTACGAAATAG
- a CDS encoding F0F1 ATP synthase subunit B, protein MNIGLTMLSQAVAFAIFIWFTIKFVWPPLMRAIEQRQRQIAEGLAAAERGKQDLELAAKRAAEELQRARAQAGEIISQAEKRGAAVVEEAKSAAKAEAERIVTGAKAEIEQEVFRAKEALRSQVAVLAVTGAEKILKREVDAKAHAQLLLGLEAEFR, encoded by the coding sequence GTGAACATCGGTTTAACCATGCTCTCCCAGGCGGTCGCTTTCGCGATCTTCATCTGGTTCACGATCAAGTTCGTCTGGCCCCCGCTCATGAGGGCCATCGAGCAGCGACAAAGGCAGATCGCTGAAGGTCTGGCTGCAGCGGAACGCGGCAAACAGGACCTGGAGCTGGCCGCCAAGCGCGCAGCCGAAGAACTGCAGCGCGCCCGTGCCCAGGCGGGCGAAATTATCTCGCAGGCGGAGAAACGCGGCGCAGCGGTGGTCGAAGAAGCCAAGAGCGCCGCCAAAGCCGAAGCCGAGCGCATTGTTACAGGCGCCAAGGCCGAGATCGAGCAGGAAGTTTTCCGTGCCAAGGAAGCGCTGCGCTCGCAAGTGGCGGTACTCGCAGTCACGGGCGCGGAGAAGATCCTCAAGCGCGAGGTCGATGCCAAGGCGCACGCGCAACTGCTGTTGGGTCTGGAAGCCGAGTTCAGATAA